In the genome of Rhodothermales bacterium, the window CGCCCGAAGGCGCTGCCGGGGTCGGGCAGGACCAGCGTGAGCGTCACCCGGTTCTCGCCGATTTGCAGGTCGCGGACGCGGTCGTTCCGGACGATGTCGCGGCCGGAATCGGGCTCGACGAGGGTGCGCAGCGCGCGGATGATGCGTTGTGGATCGGGCGCCATGGGAATCTGCCTCAAATGCCTCCTGGGAGCGAAAAAAACGCGCGTCAAAGCGCCCGGATAGGACCAGAGCATCCCGCCTTTGTTCCAGCGGAACGCCCCGTTCGAGCCGCCGGTCAGCGCGCCGGATGATCGCGCCAGTACCGCAGCGCCAGCCCGTGGCGAAGTCCGCGATGCGCCGCGCGAAGGGACGCGATGCCGGCGCGCCGCAGCACGGTTTCGAGGATCAGCACGCCGGCGGGAAACACGTCGGCCCGGCCGCGCATCACGGCCGGATTGAGCGCCAGCACCTCGTCGAGCGTCATCGCCAGCAACCGCTCGCGCCACGACCCGATGCGCGCGAGGTCGATGCGCGGCAGGGGATCCGGCAGATCGCTCCACGCCGTTGCGCCGGCTTCGACGAGCGCGAGCGAGGTCGTGGTGCCGGAGGCTCCGAGGAGCAAGGCATCGGATGGCACGGCCATGTCGGCCGAGGCCAGCTCCCGCTCAACCCATGCCGCCGCTTCGGCGACGGCGGCGGCCGGCGGGGGCTGTGTGGGGAAAAAGCGTTCGGTAAGCCGCACGGAGCCGACGTTGATGCTCGTGGCGTCGACGACCTGCCACACGCCGGCGCCGGCATCCCATTGCCCCAGCACGCGTTCGGTGGAGCCGCCGCCGATGTCGAGGGTTGCGACAGGGCCCGGCCGGGGGGGCACGCCGGACAGCGCGCCGTTGAAACTCCAGAGAGCTTCTTCTTCCCCGGAGATGATTTCATAGGTCAGGCCGGTCTCTTCGCGAACAAACCGGACGAGCTCGTCTCCGTTGCGGGCGTCCCGCGATGCGCTCGTCGCCGCCACCACGATGTCGGCCACGCTCCACTCATCCGCGATCGCCCTGAACGCGCGCAGCGCGTCGCGAAGACGCCCCATGGCTTCGGGCTGGATCATGCGGTTTTTGTCCACGCCGGCGCCCAGACGCACGAAGCGATCCTCGGTCGCGCAGACGCGCATCCCGCCGGGCGCGGGTTCGGCGATCAGCAGCAGCGCCGTGTTGGTGCCCACATCGACCGTCGCGACGCGGCGGGCCTGCGCATCGGGACTCATGCCACGCCCCCCCTGGCCAGATGCACCGCCCACCAGGTGTTCTCGCGCGCCTCGCCGGCCACCGTGAGGCCGTTTCGCGCCGCATGGTCCAGCATCTCGTCGCGATCCGTGAGCAGCAGCCCCGCCAGCGCGAGCGTTCCGCCCGGCTTCAGCCTGGCCGCGAGTTCCGGCATGTAGGCGATCAGTACGTTCTTGTTGATGTTCGCGAGCACCACGTCGAACCCCGTCTCGGGGATCACCTCCAACCCGCCGATACGCACCGCGATGGCGTCCGCCCCGCCGTTGTTCTGCACGTTTTCCTTCGCGTTCTCCTCGATCCAGGGGTCGTTGTCGAAGGCGATGACCTCCGCGGCGCCCAGCTTGAGGGCGGCGATGCCGAGGATGCCCGTTCCGGTGCCGGCGTCGAGCACGCGCATACCGGGGCGGATGAAGCTCGGCGCCATCCCCAGCACCAGGCGGGTGCTCTCGTGATGGCCGGTGCCGAAGCTCATTTTGGGGTCGATGACGAGTTCGATCGGATGGCGTTCGGAGGCCATCGGGGGATGCCAGGAGGCGCGCACGATAAACGGGCCGGCGGCCACGGGTTCGATGGACGCTTCCCAGGGGGTGTTCCAGTCCTGCTGCGGGATGCTGCGCTCTTCATGCGGCTGCGCGATGCCGGCGTCGCGCAGCCAGGCGGTGAGGTGCTCACGGGGGTCGTCACCCCAGGCCGTCGCCGGCACGTAGGCTTTCAGGCCGTCGCCATCGTCCTGCAGGAAGGCGACGAATCCGCGGGCGTCGAGTTCGGCGATGAGCCGTTCCTGCGTCTCGGCGGGCGCGGTAAACGACAGTTCGACGGTATCGCTGGGCGATGCCGTCGGGGGAATCGGGGTGGACAACAGGTCAGGGCGTTTCGTTGAGGCGGCTGATCACCATCCCCCACG includes:
- a CDS encoding exopolyphosphatase, whose translation is MSPDAQARRVATVDVGTNTALLLIAEPAPGGMRVCATEDRFVRLGAGVDKNRMIQPEAMGRLRDALRAFRAIADEWSVADIVVAATSASRDARNGDELVRFVREETGLTYEIISGEEEALWSFNGALSGVPPRPGPVATLDIGGGSTERVLGQWDAGAGVWQVVDATSINVGSVRLTERFFPTQPPPAAAVAEAAAWVERELASADMAVPSDALLLGASGTTTSLALVEAGATAWSDLPDPLPRIDLARIGSWRERLLAMTLDEVLALNPAVMRGRADVFPAGVLILETVLRRAGIASLRAAHRGLRHGLALRYWRDHPAR
- the prmA gene encoding 50S ribosomal protein L11 methyltransferase, with the translated sequence MSTPIPPTASPSDTVELSFTAPAETQERLIAELDARGFVAFLQDDGDGLKAYVPATAWGDDPREHLTAWLRDAGIAQPHEERSIPQQDWNTPWEASIEPVAAGPFIVRASWHPPMASERHPIELVIDPKMSFGTGHHESTRLVLGMAPSFIRPGMRVLDAGTGTGILGIAALKLGAAEVIAFDNDPWIEENAKENVQNNGGADAIAVRIGGLEVIPETGFDVVLANINKNVLIAYMPELAARLKPGGTLALAGLLLTDRDEMLDHAARNGLTVAGEARENTWWAVHLARGGVA